AAGTGCTTTAGAAAAGGCAAGCAAGATATGATAAGTGATGCTTTTAAAAAAGTTCGGGACCTGTTTAAGCCACAATATGATAAGAAAAGTTTGATGGAGATTCTGCCCGATGATGTATTTCTGGTATCTTATCCCAAATCGGGAAATACATGGATGAGATTTCTCATAGGTAACTATATTTCAGATCATAAGGTAGACTTTACTAACAGCCATCTTGTAGTCCCCGATCTTCATTTTAATCCTGAATATTGTAAAGAAATTCATGCCAGACCAAGATTTATAAAAAGCCATATGCCTTATACTTCCAAATATCCTCGCGTTATTTACATTGTGAGGGATGGCAGAGATGTGGCTGTTTCCTATTATTATTATCGATTGAAAAGGGGAGACCTATCTAAAGAAGAAACTTCTTTTTCGGAATATTTAAAAGACTTTTATTTGGAGGGTATCCCTCTGTTTGGAACCTGGTCGCAGAATGTTGCTTCCTGGCTTGACAGGATGAAAGATGGAAATATCCTCTTGCTCAAGTACGAAGACGTGTTAAAAGATACTGAGACAGAACTAGTAAAAGCTCTCGAATTTGCCGGACTTGATATTGAAAAAAAACGTCTTGAAAGGGCGATTGAGGAATCATCCTTTCCCAGGATGCAGGAACTAGAAGTCAGACAACATAATGAGTGCCCAACGCTTGGGAAAGAGCTTGAAAATAAAGATATTCTTTTTGTCAGGGAGGGAAGGTCTGGCGGATGGAAAAACTATTTTTCAATAGAGGATGAGAAGGCTTTTTACAAGTATAATAATTCTGTTATGGACAAACTAGGCTATATCTGATTATGACGGATGTAATAAATCCATTGCTGCCGGATTCTGAAATTATTTTATTAAAAAAATATTTTACATTGACTTTGATACGCGATTGGGAATCAAATTATAGGATTGACATTTCATCTGAACTCAAAGGAATAGAGGAAATCTGTCTTTACAGGTGTAAAAAGAGCCGGCTTGATTTTTTTTATCCAGTCTCTGCAAGTGGTGGCCCTGAACTATATAAGAAACTGCAAAATTTTGATTGGTTCTACATGCCGGAAAAATGGGAGTTTGATGAAGCACTGAAAGACCTGAAAGATGGTGGAAGACTTCTTGAGATTGGATGTGGCAGAGGTTTCTTTATCGAAAAGGTTTTAAATCAATTCCCTGAAATCATGGCAAAAGGAATAGAATCTAATGGTGATGCTCTGGTAGAACCATTAGAAAAAGGACTCCCTGTAGAAATGGCACGTACAACGGATTTGATTGAAAGGAAAGAATTGTTTGATGCTGTATGCAGCTTTCAGGTTCTTGAACATATAAGTTCACCGCGCAGCTTTTTTGATGATGTGTTAAAACTTTTAAAACCGGGTGGATTACTTATCCTTTGCGTACCAAATAAAGAAAGTTTCATCAAACATCAATTTAACCTTCTGGATATGCCACCTCATCACATGACAAGGTGGAGCCTGACAACATTTAAGTTTCTGGAGAATATTTTTCCTTTAAAGCTTGAAAAAGCTTCCTTTGAGCCATTGGCGGATTACCATATTGATTGGTATTTGCAGACATATAAAGACTTTATTCGTCATAAAGTCCGAATTCCATTGGTGCTGATGGATTATGCTGCTTATTTGTTTAAAAAAAGAGGACTTAATAGATATTGTAAAGGACACAGTTTATATGTGAGATTTAAAAAGTTATGAAATTTATCAACTTTATTTGTGCAAGCAGATCTGATAAAGATGGGGAAAATGTTAATCTCGGCAATCCCGGAAACCAGGTTCTTCAACCTTAGAGAAGGGATAACTTTATATATGGAGGCTGTTAAACCGGTAAAATGAGCTTGTTTATAATTCTGTTGTTTGGATCAGCCTTATTAAAGTAAAAGCCATGAGGAATTTAGATTGAAGGATTTACTCTTAAGAACAGCTAAGGACATCTCTTTTTTAGGGCTCTTTAAAGAGTTGTATTGCAATTATCAGAAACGCAGATTTTTTAGTAAACTTCAGTCCTCAAAAGAAAAGCTCCTCCTTTTTCCTGTAAAAAATGTTTCCAGGAAAAAAGATGAGCTTCTTAATATAGTTCAGATCAGTACTTACGATAATTTAGGTGGGGCTGCTCTTGTGGCTTTTCGACTGTACAATATCTATAGAGGAAAAGGACATCACTCTATAATGTTTGTTGGATATAAGTCGAGTAAAGATGAAAATGTGATTAACATTATGAATAGCCGCGATGATGCTTTTCGTGAAATTTGTCAGGAGGAAGGTCTTTTATACTGGAACTTCCTTTCTTCATTCAATCTTGCTAATAAAGCGGCATTTAAAGATGGCCATATACTGCATTTCCACAATGTACATGGTTATTATTTTAGTTATCATGCGTTACCCGGCCTGACGAGGCTAAAACCCACTGTATGGACACTCCATGATATGCAATCCATAACAGGTCACTGCGCTTTTTCCTATGACTGTGGCAAGTGGGAGACAGGTTGTGGGGATTGTCCACTCCTCGATGCTTCGCCGGCCCTGGAAAAGGATACGACTGCAATGCTTTGGAAAGATAAAAAAGAGCTCTATAGGGAGGCTGAGGTTGATATCGTTGTCCCCTCAAAGTGGCTCTATAATATTGTAAAGAAGAGTATTTTGTCGGATAAAGATGTACATCTCATCTATAATGGAATAGATACATCGTTATTTAAACCGAAACCTAAATCTGAAATGCGAAGAAAGTTTAACATAGATTCCGAAAAGATTGTTTTCATTACCTCTATAGCTGGTGGCATGAAAAACTCACAAAAGGGAGCCTCTTATTTGCTGGAAGCTCTAAAAAAAATGGAATTTAAAAAAGACATTGTTCTCATATGTATGGGGGAGAAGGATGAAAGCTATGAAATAGAGGGTGTAACCTGGATGAATACGGGGCATATATTTTGTGAAGAAAAGCTTGCGGAATGGTATTGTGCTGCCGATCTATTCCTCTACCCCTCTTTAGCTGATAATTGTCCTCTTGCTGTTCTTGAAGCGATGGCATGCGGACTTCCTGTGGTGACATTTGCTACAGGTGGAATTCCCGAACTTGTAAAACATATGGAAACGGGTTATGTAGCAAGGTACAGGGACATTGATGACTTTATAAAAGGAATAGAAACCTTTCTATATGATAGGGACTTAGGGCTCTTGGCAGGGAAAATGGCACGGATAAATGCTGAAAACAACTTTTCACTCCATCAAATGACCGCTTCATATTTGGATCTCTATTATAATGTTATTAATAAAAGGTACAATTCGAATAAAAGTTAAATTAATTTTTTTGATTTTAAACTATGAAAATATCAGTCATTACTCCATCTCTGAACAGTGTGAGATATATGGAAGATTCCATTATTTCTGTTTTAAAACAAAATTATTCCAACTTTGAACATATTATTGTTGATGGAGGTTCCACCGACTGCACTATTGATATGTTAAAGAAATATCCTCATTTAAAATGGATTTCTGAACCAGACAATGGCCAATCCCAAGCCATGAATAAAGGTTTTGAAATGTCTTCGGGAGATATTATTGTATATTTAAATGCGGATGACTACTTTGAGCCTGGGGCATTTTTTAAAGTATCAAGCTTTTTCAGGGAAAACAGGAGTGCCATATTTCTTGTAGGAAAACTGCGTGTTATAGAAGAATCTGGAAATCAATGGATTAATAATCCAAAGATATCATTTGCAGATATGATAAGATGGTGGGAATCCCAAGCTTATCCATATAATCCGGCAGCTTATTTTTACAAGAGAGAAATTCATGAACAAGGCTGCAAATTTAATGAAGATGAACATTATTTTATGGACTGGGAGTTTTTACTGGATGCATCTAAATTATGCAAATTTAATAAAATTGATGCTATCTTGGGGAACTTCAGATTAATGCATGGGACAAAAACATTCGAAACGAAGACGACCTCATATTATACCCGCCGATATAATGCATCCATACGTTTTGCAGCTTCCCTCGGGAATGAAGAGAAAGTGGCTTTTATGCATGATCTAGATCAAATCTATAAGCAGGAAATAAAAAAATATAGAAATGAAAAAAATACGTGATAAAAGCGATTCTAAAGTAATGTCTTTAGATTTTAAATTATTTATAAAAGCGAAAAAGATTTTTAAGATGGACAAAAACTGATATAAACTTTATTACTAATTAAAGTGCTTTAAACCAGGAACACACTAATTTTCAATTATTAGATATGCCTGAAATAACGGTAATTATTCCCACTCTTAATCGAGCTGACTATTTAAAAACAGCATTAGAAAGTTTAAGAGAACAAACACTCAGCAATAGCCATTTTGAAGTGATTGTTGTAGACAATGGCTCACAGGACAATACTTTAGAGGTTACAGAACATTTCATCAGAAATAACAATATTAATTTAAGGTATGTTCTTGAAAAGAATTATGGATTGCATAATGGAAGACATCGAGGTGCAGTGGAAGCAAAGTCTGAAATCCTTTCCTATATTGATGACGATGTTATTGTTACAAAAGCTTGGCTTCAGTCGATTAAGGAAGCTTTCAGTGATGGGGATGTCTCTTTGGTTGGTGGGAAAATATTACCACACTGGGAAGGCGATATTCCTCATTGGTTAAATTCTTTTAAATACGATGTTGACGGGGGCTGGGCAATTGGGTATTTGAGCCTTCTCGATTTGGGCGATAGAGTGAAAAGAATACCTGCTCATTATGTTTACGGCTGTAACTTTTCTATCCGAAAGTCTATTCTTTATGAATGCGGAGGTTTTAATCCTGATGGTATGCCGCAGGAACTAATAAAGTACAGGGGAAATGGAGAGAGTGCTCTTTCAGAGCAAATAATGAATAAAAACAATATATCTCTCTATGTTCCTTCTGCTGCTGTTTTCCATCGAATCCCTGAAATGCGTTTGACAATAGAGTACTTTTGCCGGAGGGCATATAATCAGGGGATTTCAGACTCCTTTTCAGAAATCAGGAAAGCAGGTGCTTTGACGAAACAGGAAAAAGAGAATAGAGATTCTTCTTCATTTATTAATCGCTTAAAACAGCTATTAACGTTTTCTCCTGTCTTTTCGGAAGAAGCCGAGATTGAAAAAAATAATATTCAGAAACAGGTCAGAGAGGCTTACCAGAAGGGGAAGGCCTACCACCGTTCCCAAGTGGAAAAAGATCCCCATCTTTTGAAATATGTATTAAAGGACAATTACTTCAAGGATTAATATCTTTTTAGTTATTTAATATAAGGAGGAAGCATTTGAAGGGGAAAGTTGAAAAAGTTGTTGATGGGCAAAACTTGCTGTCCATCATCATTTATGCTGGTTATGCCAAGGAAGGAATAGAATTTTTTACACCAAATGAATTTTCTCAGCAGCTTGCATACATGAACCGACCAGTTGGATTTCAGATTGAACCACATGTCCATAACTATGTGCCAAGAAAGGTCCACTTTACTCAGGAAGTGTTACTTATACGCAAAGGAAAGATCAAGGTTGATTTTTATTCACAGGATAAAATGTATCTTGAAAGCCGTGTACTTGAAACGGGTGACGTGATATTGCTGGCTTCTGGAGGCCATGGGTTCACTATGCTTGAAGCTACCGAAATAATTGAAGTGAAACAGGGCCCTTATACAGGAGATGAAGATAAAACCAGGTTTTAAGGGATAACACACCTTCCCAATAAGGATTGATAATGATTCCCGTGAATGCCCCCCTTCTTGATGGTCGTGAGAAAGAACTTCTTCTGGAGTGTATAGACAGTGGTTGGATCTCTTCAGAAGGTCCCTTTGTCAGGCAGTTTGAAGAACAATTTTCTGCAAGAGTTGATCGCAAATATGGTATTGCCGTAGCCAATGGTTCTGCTGCCCTGGATGTTGCTGTGGCAGCGATAGGTATTGGCAAGGGCGATGAAGTCATTATGCCGGCTTTTACGATTATTTCGCCGGCTGCCTCTGTCGTAAGAGCAGGTGGTATCCCGGTTTTGGTGGACAGTGATCCTTTTACCTGGAACATGGATATCTCCCAGGTTGAGAGAAAGATTACCGAAAAAACGAAGGCGATTATGGTTGTTCATATCTATGGTTTGCCCGTAGATATGAATCCGCTTATAGAGATTGCCGAAAAGCATGGACTGAAAATTATCGAGGATGCAGCCGAGATGCATGGACAGACCTATAATGGGAAACCGTGCGGAAGTTTTGGAGATATCAGCACTTTTAGTTTTTATTCAAATAAACATATAACAACAGGTGAAGGGGGGATGGCAGTAACAGATGATGAAGGATTGGCAGAAAAGTGTAGATACTATCGCAACCTCTGTTTCCAATCTAAAAAGCGATTTGTTCATGAAGACATGGGGTGGAATTATCGGATGACGAATATGCAGGCAGCACTCGGTCTGGCCCAGCTTGAGCGCCTTGATGAGTTTGTTGCCAGAAAACGGCATGTAGGAGAGTTCTATACCTCTTTGATATCAAATATCCCCGGACTGCAACTGCCTTTGTCCCAGACTGGCTATGCTGAAAATATCTATTGGATTTATGGATTGGTACTGAACAAAGAGATCCCTTTTGATGCCGGAGAGGCTATGCGGCGACTTAGAAAAAAAGAGATTGGAACACGACCTTTTTTCTGGCCCATGCATGAGCAGCCAGTGTTTAATAAAATAGGACTTTTTGATGGAGAGAAACATCCGGTCGCAGAATGTTTGGCTAGAAGGGGCTTCTATATACCCAGTGGCCTGGCACTTACAAAAGAACAGATGGGTCAGGTGTGCGGTGTGCTAAAGGAGGTTCTCGGATGAAGGTTTTCGGGAACGGTTACGCCGGTTTCTACGACACACTTTACGCGCAGAAGGACTACGTGGCTGAGTGTGACTACCTGGAAAGGCTTTTTGAGAAGTACTCCGGCACTCCTGTGAGCTCCGTACTTGATATCGGATGCGGTACGGGCGGACACACTGTCGTGCTGGCTCGGCGCGGTTATGAGTGTGCGGGAGTGGATCTTTCCCCCGGAATGCTCGATCGGGCAAGGGAGAAGGCCGAAGAGGCGGGGGCAGCTGTCGAATTCATTGAGGGCGATCTTCGTGACTTTGACTTGGCGAGGCGTTTCGGCACCGTGATTGCCATGTTCGCGGTGATGGGGTATCAGACGACAAATGAGGACGTTGAGAACACGTTAAGGACGGTTAGAAGGCACCTTGGAAAAGGAGGACTCTTTATCTTCGACATATGGTCGGGTCCGGCAGTTCTCAGCCAAAAACCGACGGACAGGGAGAAGTTTATTGAAGGGGGAGAGCCGGACGAGAGGATATTAAGGACTGCAAAGCCCCGGCTCGATATACTGAACCACACAGTGGAGGTCGACTATACGGTTGTGCGTACCAAAGGTAAAAAGATTATAGATGAAACAAAGGAATCACATCTAATGAGATTTTTCTTCCCGCAGGAGATGAAATACTTCCTTTCGAAAAACGGGTTTGAGCTGGTAGTCGTGATGCCCTTTATGGAGTTTGACAAAACCCCCTCAGTAAAGGACTGGAATGTTCAGTTTGTCGCAAGGGCTTGCTAATGAGCGGTTAAATGGGTAAAAGTGCGGCACTTAATAAAAAGGTAGCGTTCTTTGTATATGATTATATCCTCAGTGAATCGCCCACAATTGTATATAGCGCCCTGGAGCTTGCGAAAAATGGGTTTCAGGTGGATATATTCTACAATAAGCGTATTGACGATAGAAATGTATTTACTAATGATAATATAAGTATAAAATTCCCTCCAATGCCTTCCGGCTCCGAGGGTATGAAGTTTGATATCGCGGTGGGGGTGCATGAAAACAGGACAGGTGGTCTCGTCCATAAAGCAAAACAAGCCATTAAGTCTGCAATGCCGTCGGTCATATTGAAAATAATGTATTGCTTTTTTTCTTTGTACCATCGGATATTTGCCTCCTTTAACTTCTATTATGGAGAAATAAAATTCATCAGACAGATAAAGGGGATAATAAACAAGGATTATTATGATTGCTTCATAGCAGTGGAGCCAGAGGGACTGTTGCCATGCACATATTTTTCCATCAGGCACAAGGTACCCTTAATATATTTCAGTCTGGAACTTAATAATCTTTCCTGGGACAAGAAAAGACCGCTTTTTAAATTTTTTGAAAGGCTTGGGAATAAACGGGCAATTTGCACAATTATTCAAGACGAGGAAAGGGCAGGGATTTTGCTGAAGGATAACAGGGTTGAAGACCAGGAGGTAATAATTCTACCGGTTTCGGCACGTGGTGCTGCCTACAGGAAAAAATCCAATTATCTCAGAGAAAAACTTGGAATACCTGAAGACAAAAAGATT
The nucleotide sequence above comes from Deltaproteobacteria bacterium. Encoded proteins:
- a CDS encoding sulfotransferase domain-containing protein, with amino-acid sequence MEILPDDVFLVSYPKSGNTWMRFLIGNYISDHKVDFTNSHLVVPDLHFNPEYCKEIHARPRFIKSHMPYTSKYPRVIYIVRDGRDVAVSYYYYRLKRGDLSKEETSFSEYLKDFYLEGIPLFGTWSQNVASWLDRMKDGNILLLKYEDVLKDTETELVKALEFAGLDIEKKRLERAIEESSFPRMQELEVRQHNECPTLGKELENKDILFVREGRSGGWKNYFSIEDEKAFYKYNNSVMDKLGYI
- a CDS encoding class I SAM-dependent methyltransferase, with protein sequence MTDVINPLLPDSEIILLKKYFTLTLIRDWESNYRIDISSELKGIEEICLYRCKKSRLDFFYPVSASGGPELYKKLQNFDWFYMPEKWEFDEALKDLKDGGRLLEIGCGRGFFIEKVLNQFPEIMAKGIESNGDALVEPLEKGLPVEMARTTDLIERKELFDAVCSFQVLEHISSPRSFFDDVLKLLKPGGLLILCVPNKESFIKHQFNLLDMPPHHMTRWSLTTFKFLENIFPLKLEKASFEPLADYHIDWYLQTYKDFIRHKVRIPLVLMDYAAYLFKKRGLNRYCKGHSLYVRFKKL
- a CDS encoding glycosyltransferase family 4 protein, producing MKDLLLRTAKDISFLGLFKELYCNYQKRRFFSKLQSSKEKLLLFPVKNVSRKKDELLNIVQISTYDNLGGAALVAFRLYNIYRGKGHHSIMFVGYKSSKDENVINIMNSRDDAFREICQEEGLLYWNFLSSFNLANKAAFKDGHILHFHNVHGYYFSYHALPGLTRLKPTVWTLHDMQSITGHCAFSYDCGKWETGCGDCPLLDASPALEKDTTAMLWKDKKELYREAEVDIVVPSKWLYNIVKKSILSDKDVHLIYNGIDTSLFKPKPKSEMRRKFNIDSEKIVFITSIAGGMKNSQKGASYLLEALKKMEFKKDIVLICMGEKDESYEIEGVTWMNTGHIFCEEKLAEWYCAADLFLYPSLADNCPLAVLEAMACGLPVVTFATGGIPELVKHMETGYVARYRDIDDFIKGIETFLYDRDLGLLAGKMARINAENNFSLHQMTASYLDLYYNVINKRYNSNKS
- a CDS encoding glycosyltransferase, whose translation is MKISVITPSLNSVRYMEDSIISVLKQNYSNFEHIIVDGGSTDCTIDMLKKYPHLKWISEPDNGQSQAMNKGFEMSSGDIIVYLNADDYFEPGAFFKVSSFFRENRSAIFLVGKLRVIEESGNQWINNPKISFADMIRWWESQAYPYNPAAYFYKREIHEQGCKFNEDEHYFMDWEFLLDASKLCKFNKIDAILGNFRLMHGTKTFETKTTSYYTRRYNASIRFAASLGNEEKVAFMHDLDQIYKQEIKKYRNEKNT
- a CDS encoding glycosyltransferase; the protein is MPEITVIIPTLNRADYLKTALESLREQTLSNSHFEVIVVDNGSQDNTLEVTEHFIRNNNINLRYVLEKNYGLHNGRHRGAVEAKSEILSYIDDDVIVTKAWLQSIKEAFSDGDVSLVGGKILPHWEGDIPHWLNSFKYDVDGGWAIGYLSLLDLGDRVKRIPAHYVYGCNFSIRKSILYECGGFNPDGMPQELIKYRGNGESALSEQIMNKNNISLYVPSAAVFHRIPEMRLTIEYFCRRAYNQGISDSFSEIRKAGALTKQEKENRDSSSFINRLKQLLTFSPVFSEEAEIEKNNIQKQVREAYQKGKAYHRSQVEKDPHLLKYVLKDNYFKD
- a CDS encoding DegT/DnrJ/EryC1/StrS family aminotransferase, which gives rise to MIPVNAPLLDGREKELLLECIDSGWISSEGPFVRQFEEQFSARVDRKYGIAVANGSAALDVAVAAIGIGKGDEVIMPAFTIISPAASVVRAGGIPVLVDSDPFTWNMDISQVERKITEKTKAIMVVHIYGLPVDMNPLIEIAEKHGLKIIEDAAEMHGQTYNGKPCGSFGDISTFSFYSNKHITTGEGGMAVTDDEGLAEKCRYYRNLCFQSKKRFVHEDMGWNYRMTNMQAALGLAQLERLDEFVARKRHVGEFYTSLISNIPGLQLPLSQTGYAENIYWIYGLVLNKEIPFDAGEAMRRLRKKEIGTRPFFWPMHEQPVFNKIGLFDGEKHPVAECLARRGFYIPSGLALTKEQMGQVCGVLKEVLG
- a CDS encoding class I SAM-dependent methyltransferase; this translates as MKVFGNGYAGFYDTLYAQKDYVAECDYLERLFEKYSGTPVSSVLDIGCGTGGHTVVLARRGYECAGVDLSPGMLDRAREKAEEAGAAVEFIEGDLRDFDLARRFGTVIAMFAVMGYQTTNEDVENTLRTVRRHLGKGGLFIFDIWSGPAVLSQKPTDREKFIEGGEPDERILRTAKPRLDILNHTVEVDYTVVRTKGKKIIDETKESHLMRFFFPQEMKYFLSKNGFELVVVMPFMEFDKTPSVKDWNVQFVARAC